In Capsicum annuum cultivar UCD-10X-F1 chromosome 8, UCD10Xv1.1, whole genome shotgun sequence, the genomic window TTCCAGATGATGACTtacgagcctatgatatttgcaataattagggtcattggtccttccatcttcgttgggatgcttcatctctgggagttcaatgagcttatgctcaaggagttcatcgaaaatctcagaaacatcaaaatcaaggaagggatattcctttccttgaatctcctttaaagttttttttattcGGACGTGCTCCAAAAGTCATtttcacactttgcttcttgcttacctttgtggtgaccttcacaggagacacatcaacattcatggactccttattttcatttttgggaacaaacttgccccatcttttgggtcCTGCTTTTCCTTTCCCCTTCGAGAGTCATGAATAGGCGCTCTttcctttccagcagaagacatgctcaactctatgtcgtgagcacgagtagctaactcttcaaaggattttagTTTAATTCCTTGCAAAATGTAGAGAAGtccccagtgcattccttggacgcacatctctattgcagaagcttcactgagcctatctttgcagtttagacttgcatttctccatcgattgatgaagtcgatgactggctcatcctttctttgccgagtatttgtgagctctatcaTGCTCACTGTACGTCTTGTGCTATAAAATCAATTTAGGAACTCGTGTTCCAATTGTTCtcaactatcgatggagttaaGTTCGAGgtctgtataccaatcaaaggtatttccctttagggaacgaacaaactatttgacaagatagtcaccgtaagtttcagcattattacatgtctcgacaaagtgtgcgacatgttgttttgggttacctttgcccttaaattattgaaatttagggGGTTGATAGCCATCAGatattttgaggctatctattcttgcagtgtaaggcttggcatatgcaagggaagacttatgacaacatcatacttgtctttaagggtcccttcaataaattccctcaattgtccaatcgggatcattccctcaacagaaacttgcacctctttagtcgatggtgtttgtttcacaggattttctatctcatgaacctctggagcttttcccggtgcatggctagattctccgtctatcaagccttccaccctatccactatcttatcaatcatagcttcttgattctgaacatagttggtcagaccttcaattgcctttgtcagattcgcaagttgttcctccatagatgaggcatcagttaccattacTTGCATGATTACCAGAGACATTGGAGAGTAACATggattatcacataagttgatcCTTGAAGTGCTCAGCTTCtgtggtgtaagtggagatgGCGTATTTTttgaacgaccatcgctctttgcgccagagtatttTGGAACCGGAATGCTCAAGCAGAGTtagagtcttcttaagcgatTCTGCCACACTGTTTCCTTCTTCCGAAGCACTTTTATTGGACTTCGTTCCTTTTGGgattgaagatccaaaaactgtAGCTGTAGCGGACGACACTGAATGTGTTTGTCGTCTTAGCAAGCCTGTCTTGCTTCTTGTGACAGCTCCCAGGcttccgaaagtaacaccaaggatgctttctactttagcagagaactttgaatctgcagctttggaagcagttgattgagaattgaccttcttggaagtcatttcattgttcttaaactttgatgtatggaaaagttgagatgagaggtagagattgtcccactgggcgtgccagaatttattggacaataaaattttcgagaccgaaaaataaataatcgagacgataaaatattgcaacaatcaattttattaatttcaatgtgagtgttacaatctctatgaatcctctgattcgccttttcaaatataagctcgaagcccttgaatttgaacttgattaattgatttgagggacttgatcttgacttgtgcttgaattcaagggcttttgagcttgttcttgaatattgcggtcttgatcttgaatcttgatgaacttgatttgaatgattGAGCTTTTTAGAGATATTGCGgagtttgatccacgagctttctcttgctacttgttagagttctgggagtccctttttctgaattatgagacccctatatATAGTTGTAGGAAaagaagagtcatgatgaatatggacttcctttgaccaatcacaTTTAAGTGATGTGACGCCTTTTATGGGTTTTTATTTCATGGGCATGgtgcatcagtttgacatgtggcacggtcctattggctcTTTCACTTGACTTGGTAtaccacgtcatttgacacgtgacgcttatttgggcttgtagaatatgacaatattttgGGTTTAGTAAAATGaactcatcatttgtagcccaaattaatggactaacctaATAAATATTGGGTCTTATTTAAATCCACACCTATTTgaacttaaaaaattaattaattatattactCCGTAATATTTATTCGTGACTAATATATTTGATAttagaatttttcaaaaatataatcataCATATATTATGTCAGATTCAATTTAAAGTCAcaaatcttcaaaaataaaatcatttctTTGTTGAATCTTGTGTCAAATCAAAGTAATCGGGgtaaacaaagtaaaataattattacTACTACTTTTTAAGTAATTGCTAATATGGAAGAGTAATTATTTTTAACTGTTATGAAGAGTGAACTCCTATAGGCATTTACAGAACATGAATCATTTTGAGGTTAATCTTTAAATTATGTCCCTTAATATTGGCTTAGTAGATTaaatttcatccaaaaaaaagtcatcaatttacTTTAATGACGGAATTTAGCATATAATGAGCTAAAGAGtgacaaaatttaaataatgattCAAAAAAGTTATAAGTGCAAATAGTCGAACTTCTTTAATACCCCTAAAACTTTATATCCtccggcagaaatgcaaggtaagactatGTACAATACATTCTTATGGTGGAATTCTTTCTCAAACACTGCGCATAGCGATAACTTTAGTGCGCCAAAGTCAGACTGCCCTTTTTTATTCATCTAGACTTTTACTCTGATGATGCAGGTTTGGTGGACCCAATACATGCTTACGTGAAAGTGAAATTAATAATTCGTATAGGTGGTTAAGCTAGTGAAATATAAGTATAAGTGAAATTTTAAACATTTCTACTTTACCTAAACACACACACAATATATGGAAATAAAATGAGATTGAGTAGAACATACTCCATTTAAATACGCACACTATATATCACGTAATAAAACTTTTGTTTATTCAACTTGAAAATAGTAATTGATGTATTCACAACATAAACTGGAAAGTCTAAGATagtgtttgaccatgaattttaaattaaatatttaaaatttatcttcaaatatatgtttgaccattgattttgaaaatttgtagaaaactttcaaaaagtttttgaaaaaacttCACTTTCACCCACAAAAATTCAAATAGAGGTTTGACCATATATTTGAAGGAGTTTGAAAATCTACTCggcctttaaaaaaaaatttaaatttcaaaaagttTTGAAAGAAATTTCACTTTCACCCAcaaaagttcaaatatttttatgtCCAAACACcacttcaaatttcaaaaattacaattgcagatttcaaatttcaaacttcaaaattcataatcaaatgAAAGTTAAATAGAAGCAATTTAAACTAATATAAATTGAcgaaaataaatctaaaaaattaagaaaattgaaagcAAAAGTTACCTAAATTCCTCAAGAATCAACATGTTTAATTAAGAACTGCAATTAATAATTCATACGACAGTTAAAACTATCGAGATCAATCCAAATATTCCTGCACGTATAAACATAAgatattaaaaacttaactcaCCTAGAGGCATATTATTAAGATTCTAAAAACTCAATTCACCCCATAAGTGCATTATTAGgaatttaaaaattcaattcACCCTAAATTTAACGTACTATTATTTTCAATAGAGTAAAATGTAGGGATGTGTATCGATCGGTTCGGTTCTGttatatgtgttattggttcggtttataaattttttatttttaaatatgcaaaatcaataaccaatcaataagataattttttattagttttttatcCCAACGGTTTGGTTTTCAAtttaatcaataagaaaatacttataaaatagaaataacaacaactaatataaaattaaaaaaaaaggaatctTAGAGGCCGCCAAACTCCTATACAATGCGTTTTCGTTAACAAGTATCTCAAAACTTGAACTAAATGTTAGTtcgtaaaaaaaaaactaaatcctAGTTATTGTAAGCAACTGACTGTTTCAAGCTTTTCAATACGACAATACTCGTGTTTTGTATTGTGCTTTTGTTGCATTGAATATGTTAATATTTTGTGAATCACTAAATTgtctaaaatattataaataaatagtataattatttatatatatatatatatatataacataaattggggtaaaaccaataaaaaatcgttaacccaataacatttttatcggttcgattttattTTTGCACACGTCTGATAAAATGAATCTGAATAAAGGGAACACATACACATATAGTAAAATATTTAGGACTTTAGAATAAATATCAGATTTAGAAAATgttataaaaaagagaaattactTGAGACATAGTAAGAGTTAAGGCGGTAATTGGATAATTTCATTCAAAAAAAGGCTCATAAACGGtccaaatttttcaaaaacaaagCGGGTCATTTTGCATGCATGAAATCCATTTTTTCTCTctccaaaaactgaaactttttgaatttcaaaaacagCTCCTTAGCCCTCCACTCTCCAATATATACCCGCGCccttcttcattttttcactTCTCCCTCTCTTGAAAAACCCTTAAATCTCAGCATTTTCTCTTCACTAGACTGAATTCTTTGTTGTAagcttctttttttcttgaatCTATGGTTTCATCGATTTAAAGATTTGGTTTTgctgttgttgtttttttaatcTGATGAGATTTATGTTTATCGATGCGTTTATTTACGTGGGTCGTTGTTAGTTTTTGCTGTTAGTTTGTGTGTTTACCCACCCCCCAGCTGGTAGTAGCAGGTGCATTTGCTATCGatttaaatatttgttatttttggttCATGTGCATTGattttgttcttgttgtttttttAATCTGATGAAATGTATGTTGATTGTTCGTTATCGATGCGTTTATTTACGTGGGTCGTTGTTAATTTTTGCTCTTAGTTTGTGTGTTCCCCCAACTCCCAGCTGGTATTAGCAGGTGCATTTGCTGTCTTTGTTGCTGTCTTTGTCTTTATTTACGTGGGTCGTTGTTAATTTTTGCTCTTAGTTCGTTCTTGATTTTGTTGCTGTTTATTAATCTGATGAAATGTATGTTGATTGTTCGTTATTGATGTGTCTCTTTACATGGGTTATCATTGATTTTTGCTCTTAATTTGTTTGTTCGCCCAACTCCCAGCTGTTGTTAGCAGATTGAAGCTTAGGGCAGTGGATGCAGGTGCATTTGCTGTGTTCATTGGAGAAAGCCTCAAACTCGACTGAATTCTTCGTTGTAAGtttctcttttcttgattctaccatttattgatttaatttgtcAATGTGGTTATTTAAAGATTAAATCTTTTTTGTTTCATGAGCATAggttttgttgttgatgtttagtaatctgatgaaattCATGTCAATTATTCATTATTAACGCATTTCTTTATATGTGATCccttaaatattttgaagtttTCTGAAATTGGCTAGGGCTAGTTGGGACTTCCACTCTCAGAATTTCTAATTTAccttaaaaacatattattgcaCTAGAATAAAATGAATCTTAGTAGAACATATGATTTTACTAGTGTTACACCACTTTTCAGAACTAgaaagtctaaataaaaataaaattgctatAGATTGATGGAGGTAAAtctaaaattaaggaaaataatcTCAGATCACCCAACATCCTCAAGAATCAATGTGTTCATTTAAGAGTTCAAATAAGTTACCCATATAGGCGGCTCAAACTAGTGAGATCAATCCAAATATTCGTCTACGTATGAGTCTAGATTCTTAAAATgtaatttaccctaaaaatgaaTTACTTTTTCATAGAATAAAATGAATCTGAATAAAACAATATGATTATTATGTTTTGGATTAAACCAAGATTGAGTGATCTTTTGATAAATAAACTTCTATATATGACAAATTTCAGTTGGAAAATATTTTGGGGAAGAAGACTTATCTTTAGTTCAAGAGCACAAGATTTAAAGGtttgttttactttcttaaactttgtgatAAGTCAAAACTAGATAAACAAATGGAAATGGAGAGAGGAATAATTAAGCTGTGACTATTGGCTACTTTTGTGTTTGTGTTCCAATGTGGTGTTTGTGTTCCAATGTGGTCATTTCTCCATAATCATGTATTTGTTTTAGCATATGCCATTTCAGTTAGGCCGTGTAGTCTGTAGATCTTTGTTTTGTCTAGCTCAACATAGATTTAGTTAAAAATGCGAACTTTTTACCTTCTGTACTTGTGTGTACCCAATTGTTCTTTTCTTCCCCTCATTGCTTATCTACTAGTATTGTTAGCTAATGATGATtagtttgttttgatttttttctttttttctgttcAAGCTTTTTTGGCAGATGAAATTTCTAAACCTTATGTAAtctatatatgcttaaaattttgATGTTCCTTTTTTTGTTATGATTTGCATCTGACCATAAactgattgatatctgtacccaGGAAAATGGACTCTTTGCCTGATGCCATTGTCCCGTGCATCCTAGCCCATGTAACCAATGCAAAAGATGTGGCTTCTGCTACTTGTGTATCAAAGAGATGGAAGGAGTCAATTCCTTATCACAACAAGCTTGTCTTCACTCGTACCGTTTTTGACAAGCTTAAGAATTGCTCTACTGATGAAATTGTTGGGCACATGGTTTCATCAATTAATCGACTCGAAGAACTCGTTATATACTGCCCTTTTACTGGTTCTGGCCTAGCGTCATGGCTTTCATCGGCAGGACATTCTCTGCAGAAGCTTGAGCTAAAGTTGGATGACAACCTCGTTGATCTGAACTCTTGCTCTAGGAAGTTGGACTATATTGGAGCAGCAGCATTGAATTTGGAATCTTTGAAACTTTGGGGTGTGAATTTGACTCAACGCCCAAAATGGCACACTTTCCATAAGCTTAGAAATCTCGAAATAGTTGGTACAGTAATGGATGACTCTAGCCTCCATGCTGCATTAATAGCTTGCCCCAATTTGAGTAACCTGTTGCTCCTTGGTTGTGACGGACTACACAATGTCTTTCTTGAGCTTCCACAGCTGGAGACATGCAACCTTGATTTCAATGGCTTAGGTGACTGCTCCCTTACTATCAATTCTCTGAAACTTCAACATCTGGAGGTGCAAGGCTGCAGTTGGATTAGAGTCCTTGAGACTCAATTACTCAGAAACCTTACCATTTCTAACATTTCAGGTACtgaaaattccattttttaaatactattttagaGCTCTACTTGCAAAAACAGCATTACAAGCAGTCAACTTTTATTGTAGGACGCGTTACTGGTATAGATTTTGGAAA contains:
- the LOC107839941 gene encoding F-box protein At1g10780, producing the protein MDSLPDAIVPCILAHVTNAKDVASATCVSKRWKESIPYHNKLVFTRTVFDKLKNCSTDEIVGHMVSSINRLEELVIYCPFTGSGLASWLSSAGHSLQKLELKLDDNLVDLNSCSRKLDYIGAAALNLESLKLWGVNLTQRPKWHTFHKLRNLEIVGTVMDDSSLHAALIACPNLSNLLLLGCDGLHNVFLELPQLETCNLDFNGLGDCSLTINSLKLQHLEVQGCSWIRVLETQLLRNLTISNISGRVTGIDFGKLVALESLEMRGVQWCWSAISKMLQMASEVKHLFMKVEFTGDSDVLQPFPEIDIADFFNSHPKLIKFDIHGAMFAALCQRNSLKNVDSRFTIPCLEEVVVTVRSPLNAEQKMNTLESLINYGKKLRKMRIKILQMKSSHTSADDFFEEICRFRGMNCRIVSIE